One Euphorbia lathyris chromosome 1, ddEupLath1.1, whole genome shotgun sequence DNA segment encodes these proteins:
- the LOC136211076 gene encoding uncharacterized protein has translation MEKNPVFYLGIVLLLLSVDCSFLNSKVNVMAKANSEDPKTNEQTGLSNSNSVSDSNTAENEKMTKSKENIHNDDDGKQNNGSKKSNIEDQNVKSGSRKTGNLEEENVKLKEKKPDDNEKKNIMTKEKGKEGESKSKVSVKDSHVEEDCDPSNKCIDDENNFFACLRVPGDGDLQYSLLIQNKAKKAIVVAISAPDFVKLEKTEIQLKPEANQKVEVSITKGGSETLIVLKAGNGHCNLDIKHLIAENSDNIIDSQKSTYFNFMSRTRMIIVLSFAALLVLAAGWACVSFRRKQLSAASGTKYRRLDADLPVTSGGKAEPENNEGWDNSWGDDWDDEEAPKTPSMPLTPSLSSKGLASRRLIKDAWKD, from the exons atggAAAAGAATCCTGTTTTTTATCTGGGTATTGTTCTTCTGCTACTTTCCGTTGACTGCTCTTTCCTTAATTCCAAG GTAAATGTAATGGCAAAAGCTAATTCAGAAGATCCAAAAACAAATGAGCAAACAGGACTATCAAACTCAAACTCAGTTTCAGATTCTAATACAGCTGAAAATGAAAAGATGACCAAATCAAAGGAGAATATTCATAATGATGATGATGGGaaacaaaacaatggaagcAAGAAGAGTAATATTGAAGATCAAAACGTCAAATCCGGGTCTAGAAAAACAGGCAATTTGGAAGAGGAAAATGTTAAATTGAAAGAGAAAAAACCAGATGATAATGAAAAGAAGAACATAATGACTAAAGAGAAAGGCAAGGAAGGGGAATCTAAATCTAAGGTTTCTGTAAAAGATTCTCATGTGGAAGAAGATTGTGATCCTTCTAACAAATGCATTGATGATGAGAACAACTTCTTTGCTTGTTTGAGAGTTCCTGGAGATGGTG ATCTTCAGTACTCACTTTTAATACAAAATAAAGCGAAAAAGGCCATTGTTGTTGCTATATCTGCTCCGGATTTTGTTAAGCTAGAGAAAACAGAAATTCAGCTCAAACCAGAAGCAAACCAAAAG GTGGAAGTTTCTATCACAAAAGGAGGAAGCGAAACCTTGATCGTCCTAAAAGCCGGGAATGGTCACTGCAACCTGGATATAAAGCATTTGATAGCTGAAAATTCCGACAACATCATCGACTCACAAAAGTCTACTTACTTCAACTTCATGTCACGAACACGTATGATCATTGTCTTATCCTTTGCAGCGCTGCTAGTACTAGCTGCCGGCTGGGCATGCGTGAGCTTCCGAAGAAAGCAACTCTCGGCAGCTAGTGGGACTAAGTACCGAAGATTGGACGCGGATCTGCCAGTTACCAGCGGAGGAAAAGCAGAGCCCGAAAATAACGAAGGATGGGATAATAGTTGGGGTGATGATTGGGATGATGAGGAGGCGCCTAAGACGCCATCGATGCCTCTTACGCCGAGCCTTTCTTCTAAAGGCCTCGCATCGCGACGATTGATCAAGGATGCTTGGAAAGATTAG